In a single window of the Halomicroarcula saliterrae genome:
- a CDS encoding DUF2797 domain-containing protein codes for MQVVGYRARVDTHAALLLAADGEVTTERLDPGTELAYRLGERHCAGAVDSVAPDREREAGDTLVHYACDTGEAPYCAEHTSRWPCARCTGDCGKPVAACDEEHAVYLAAFAPETVKVGVTRSWRLETRLREQGADRAAHLRTVADGRIARQIEADIAADLGDRVRVPTKIAGFAETVDKALWADLCAEHDPVETYAFDYGLDLADRPLAETLATGTVRGTKGRVAVVENNDTTYAVDLRDLVGYELLEGSTERELQSSLGAFG; via the coding sequence GTGCAAGTCGTCGGCTACCGCGCCCGGGTCGATACCCACGCCGCTCTCCTGCTGGCAGCGGACGGTGAGGTGACCACGGAGCGGCTGGACCCGGGGACGGAACTCGCCTATCGGCTCGGCGAGCGCCACTGCGCCGGCGCCGTCGACAGCGTCGCGCCGGACCGAGAGCGGGAAGCCGGCGACACGCTGGTCCACTACGCCTGTGACACCGGCGAGGCGCCCTACTGCGCCGAACACACCAGCCGGTGGCCCTGTGCGCGCTGTACCGGCGACTGCGGGAAACCCGTCGCGGCCTGCGACGAGGAACACGCGGTGTATCTGGCGGCGTTCGCCCCGGAGACCGTGAAAGTCGGCGTCACCCGCTCGTGGCGGCTGGAGACCCGCCTGCGCGAGCAGGGCGCCGACCGCGCGGCCCACCTCCGGACCGTCGCGGACGGCCGCATCGCCCGCCAGATAGAGGCCGACATCGCCGCCGACCTGGGCGACCGGGTGCGCGTGCCGACGAAGATAGCCGGGTTCGCCGAGACCGTCGACAAGGCGCTCTGGGCGGACCTCTGTGCCGAACACGACCCCGTGGAGACCTACGCGTTCGACTACGGCCTCGACCTCGCGGACCGCCCGCTGGCCGAGACGCTGGCGACCGGAACGGTTCGGGGGACCAAAGGACGCGTCGCCGTCGTCGAGAACAACGACACCACCTACGCCGTCGACCTCCGGGACCTGGTCGGGTACGAACTCCTCGAGGGGAGCACCGAGCGGGAGCTGCAGTCCAGTCTGGGCGCGTTCGGATAG